The proteins below are encoded in one region of Castor canadensis chromosome 6, mCasCan1.hap1v2, whole genome shotgun sequence:
- the Apold1 gene encoding apolipoprotein L domain-containing protein 1 isoform X1 — MSGWIRGMERPATREPQGSDELRRFQGLLLDRRGRLHGQVLRLRDAERRLERLRRRSLAAHVAGSSLSAAGAVAAIVGLSLSPVTLGASLLASAVGLGVATAGGAVTITSDVSLILCNSREVRRVQEIAATCQDQMRELLSCLEFFCRWQGCGDRQLLQSGRNASMALYNSVYFIVFFGSRGFLIPRCSEGATKVSQAVLKAKIQKLAESLESCTGALDELSEQLEARVQLCTKSRRDHDLGISVP, encoded by the exons ATGAGTGGCTGGATCAGA GGCATGGAGAGGCCGGCGACCCGCGAGCCCCAGGGTTCGGATGAGCTGCGACGTTTTCAGGGACTGCTGCTGGACCGCCGCGGGCGGCTGCACGGCCAGGTGCTGCGCCTGCGCGACGCTGAGCGGCGTCTCGAGCGCCTCCGCCGGCGATCGCTGGCCGCGCACGTGGCCGGCAGCTCGCTGAGCGCTGCAGGAGCCGTGGCGGCCATCGTGGGGCTGTCGCTCAGCCCGGTCACCCTGGGGGCGTCACTTCTGGCATCGGCCGTGGGGCTAGGGGTGGCCACAGCTGGAGGCGCTGTCACCATCACGTCCGATGTCTCCCTGATCCTCTGCAACTCCCGGGAGGTGCGCAGGGTGCAGGAAATCGCAGCCACCTGCCAGGACCAGATGCGCGAGCTCCTGAGCTGCCTGGAGTTCTTCTGCCGGTGGCAGGGCTGCGGGGACCGCCAGCTGCTGCAGAGCGGGAGGAACGCCTCCATGGCCCTGTACAACTCCGTGTACTTCATCGTCTTCTTTGGCTCCCGTGGCTTCCTCATCCCTAGGTGCTCCGAGGGGGCCACCAAGGTTAGCCAGGCCGTGCTGAAGGCCAAGATTCAAAAACTGGCCGAGAGCTTGGAGTCCTGCACTGGGGCCCTGGACGAGCTCAGTGAGCAACTGGAGGCCCGGGTCCAGCTCTGCACCAAGTCCAGGCGTGACCACGACCTTGGAATCTCTGTGCCATAG
- the Apold1 gene encoding apolipoprotein L domain-containing protein 1 isoform X2, whose product MGMERPATREPQGSDELRRFQGLLLDRRGRLHGQVLRLRDAERRLERLRRRSLAAHVAGSSLSAAGAVAAIVGLSLSPVTLGASLLASAVGLGVATAGGAVTITSDVSLILCNSREVRRVQEIAATCQDQMRELLSCLEFFCRWQGCGDRQLLQSGRNASMALYNSVYFIVFFGSRGFLIPRCSEGATKVSQAVLKAKIQKLAESLESCTGALDELSEQLEARVQLCTKSRRDHDLGISVP is encoded by the exons ATG GGCATGGAGAGGCCGGCGACCCGCGAGCCCCAGGGTTCGGATGAGCTGCGACGTTTTCAGGGACTGCTGCTGGACCGCCGCGGGCGGCTGCACGGCCAGGTGCTGCGCCTGCGCGACGCTGAGCGGCGTCTCGAGCGCCTCCGCCGGCGATCGCTGGCCGCGCACGTGGCCGGCAGCTCGCTGAGCGCTGCAGGAGCCGTGGCGGCCATCGTGGGGCTGTCGCTCAGCCCGGTCACCCTGGGGGCGTCACTTCTGGCATCGGCCGTGGGGCTAGGGGTGGCCACAGCTGGAGGCGCTGTCACCATCACGTCCGATGTCTCCCTGATCCTCTGCAACTCCCGGGAGGTGCGCAGGGTGCAGGAAATCGCAGCCACCTGCCAGGACCAGATGCGCGAGCTCCTGAGCTGCCTGGAGTTCTTCTGCCGGTGGCAGGGCTGCGGGGACCGCCAGCTGCTGCAGAGCGGGAGGAACGCCTCCATGGCCCTGTACAACTCCGTGTACTTCATCGTCTTCTTTGGCTCCCGTGGCTTCCTCATCCCTAGGTGCTCCGAGGGGGCCACCAAGGTTAGCCAGGCCGTGCTGAAGGCCAAGATTCAAAAACTGGCCGAGAGCTTGGAGTCCTGCACTGGGGCCCTGGACGAGCTCAGTGAGCAACTGGAGGCCCGGGTCCAGCTCTGCACCAAGTCCAGGCGTGACCACGACCTTGGAATCTCTGTGCCATAG
- the Apold1 gene encoding apolipoprotein L domain-containing protein 1 isoform X3 codes for MERPATREPQGSDELRRFQGLLLDRRGRLHGQVLRLRDAERRLERLRRRSLAAHVAGSSLSAAGAVAAIVGLSLSPVTLGASLLASAVGLGVATAGGAVTITSDVSLILCNSREVRRVQEIAATCQDQMRELLSCLEFFCRWQGCGDRQLLQSGRNASMALYNSVYFIVFFGSRGFLIPRCSEGATKVSQAVLKAKIQKLAESLESCTGALDELSEQLEARVQLCTKSRRDHDLGISVP; via the coding sequence ATGGAGAGGCCGGCGACCCGCGAGCCCCAGGGTTCGGATGAGCTGCGACGTTTTCAGGGACTGCTGCTGGACCGCCGCGGGCGGCTGCACGGCCAGGTGCTGCGCCTGCGCGACGCTGAGCGGCGTCTCGAGCGCCTCCGCCGGCGATCGCTGGCCGCGCACGTGGCCGGCAGCTCGCTGAGCGCTGCAGGAGCCGTGGCGGCCATCGTGGGGCTGTCGCTCAGCCCGGTCACCCTGGGGGCGTCACTTCTGGCATCGGCCGTGGGGCTAGGGGTGGCCACAGCTGGAGGCGCTGTCACCATCACGTCCGATGTCTCCCTGATCCTCTGCAACTCCCGGGAGGTGCGCAGGGTGCAGGAAATCGCAGCCACCTGCCAGGACCAGATGCGCGAGCTCCTGAGCTGCCTGGAGTTCTTCTGCCGGTGGCAGGGCTGCGGGGACCGCCAGCTGCTGCAGAGCGGGAGGAACGCCTCCATGGCCCTGTACAACTCCGTGTACTTCATCGTCTTCTTTGGCTCCCGTGGCTTCCTCATCCCTAGGTGCTCCGAGGGGGCCACCAAGGTTAGCCAGGCCGTGCTGAAGGCCAAGATTCAAAAACTGGCCGAGAGCTTGGAGTCCTGCACTGGGGCCCTGGACGAGCTCAGTGAGCAACTGGAGGCCCGGGTCCAGCTCTGCACCAAGTCCAGGCGTGACCACGACCTTGGAATCTCTGTGCCATAG